GGACTGGTTTAATATAGCTACAATGATTCTACAAAAGTATGTTGGGGATTTAAATGGTTTCTGAGGATTTCTATAGAAGGCAGGAAACAATCATGATATTCAAAAGGCGCTATTCTAACCAAACAAATTGCTCCACTGGAATTGTTAGCTCCCTGCAAATTCTGTAAAGAGTCTTTGAATATTAGCGTAGAACCATATTCACATTATTTAATAGATTTCAGTATACACTTGGAAGAACACCTAACATATAGGAATCATACCTACCtttattagaaaataaagcaATCAAAGGACCATTCATTTCTTAGAGTGATTGCTCTGGAGCTGGGCTGATATTCAAATACTATAGGAATTTGCTACTGATCTTCAAAATTAATAGcaaacatttatatatataatggATTCAAATTCACAGAGTAAATATAGCAAGcaaaatggtttcttttcttAGGTATATAATGATAGCATCGCATCAAATATTGTCAGACTCTGTGGATATGAACAGAATTGTATGGTCATTGATAGTTTATATACCACAGCACTGTAGAGTTGATATGAGTTGGTCTTGCCTTGCTGTAGGGAAATCTCTGGGACCACATGCCATATCCACTGTGGATATCCCGTAGACCAATCTCCCATAATGATCAGGTATGTATTTTGATTACTATGTTATACAAAGGATCATTTCTCCTTAAAAATCATCTTAAAACACTCTGCAAGGTATTCTTGAAAAAACACAGTCAGAGATTTTGCAGTCATCTTTCTATGCCTAACAGCAAGATAAGATGTCATGCAACTGGCTCCTACAAAGATTCAAAGTAATTAATCATTTCCTTTGTGAAATTacattgttggtttttttaaatatacaccaCATTTTCCATCACATGCAATTGTAAATTTGGTACATAAATTATTTGCGCAAAATTACTTATTACTTCTATATACATAACCAGGAAAATTTTGGaaacttttgctgcttttcagggGGTCATCTTTACAATCTGAGTAAACATGTAAGCCGTTTCCCTACCAAAAGGAACTACTAGTGAAACCATTTTTACAAGATTTGTTGTATATTTATGAAGTCTGCCTTAGATTGTGGAGGGctggtattttgtttgtttcgtAACAAGATGCACCAAGATCATCTTATACAAATGTGAAACGCATTTActttaagaaattatttgggGCCTGAAACAGTTCATGCACTAAATCATTCCCAGCTAAAGAATGCAGAAAATCAAAATCCTACTTTTACCTTtagccaaccccaaaaccaaaacacccattGGGCTGGGATCCCTCTTTCAGTACTAAATTATAAGAACTTTATCCTCCCTCAGCACTAAAACACAGTTTACTTAAGTGCCTCCTTGTCATACATCTGTGAACAGCTTAATAAAGAAACATTACAAAATTGGTAGAATTCCTGATTTGTTGGTTTGCTTtggctgtttttaaaataaaaaatgttgtaaCATCTTCACATCCAAAAAACTTACAGTAATATTTATAATTACTACCTGGAGTATACAAAATGTTTGCCTTGTTGCTGAAACATCCCTATAGCACTACAAGCAATTAACATTTATAACTACAAATTTTGCTAAGATAAAAGAATATCGGGAATCTACTTCTTCAGAAATAATCATTCTAACAACTAGAGGCCAAATTGTGCCTTCCCTTACAGTCATGCAATCACATTTGTTAACTGTTGTGAGGGCAGAATTTAGCCCCAAACCACCTTTTTAtctaaatacatatattttcctacagaaaaaacaAGCTATGTCTTATCACTGCTCTTCCCTTCTGAAGGGTAAATACTGATATTTGAAATACCTAAATTGTATTTACAGCTGTACAACACTGATGCCACATACTTGCAAAATATCACTTGTACTCTATAAACATGGGGTAACTTGTACAATCGGCTTAAAAACttttcttagaaaaaagaaagagcagacaaGCTTAGACATTTTCTTTGTCAAATTCACACACAAAATACATGGTAATATGACAAGCAACATCATTCCACCCTCCAGAAGCCACCATCTCCACACAGTCCTCCTCATCATAAGCATTGTTGGGCTCCCCACTGCGCCATTTGTTGAAGGTCTGCATGGGCGATCGGTCAGAATAGACAAAATTTCCCTCTTTCTCTAGGTCGTTAATCCCAATGAAAACTCTGGTGAGCCCGGCTTGGTTGATGTACGAAGCGATGAGATTGTTGGCAGTCTCATCCTTGGGCATGCTCAGGGTCCCTCCTCTTCCATGGCAGTAGAGCTGGGCTTCCTtgtatctcttctcttccttcacCAGCAGATAGATCTTATTATCTGTCTCACGCACACCAGCAACAGCTGCGGGGGAGGGCAGTGCTGAAAAGTGAGCACTCGCATTTCTATAAACCAAGTTACTGTACACCCCAAAATAGCTTCACAAATCAGATGCGGAACGGTGACACTCTCTACGAGCAATTACACCGGTAAAATGAAgcaacaagaaaggaaaatatttatataaaattaacCTACCATTTTTTATGAATTTTAGTTCTGTTGTCAGCTGGGCCACTTGGATATCCATTTCACCAATAGCCTTCCTTAGCTGGCTGCACTCACAGGGGATGCCTGTGAAATGATACAgatacaacaaaatcaaaaagctATCTAATTTCAATAATTATCTAAACAATTCTATGTAAAGGCCCAGCCTGGCAGCCTTGGAAAGGGCTGTCTTGCAAATAACAGACAGAAACCTAGAGCCTTCGCTACCCTGCACCATCATATGGTTCTCATGGGTGTCTGAGCCTATCCAGAGCAGCTCAGTTCACTTCCCATGAAGCTTCAGCCCTGCATGATTAGTGCTAACCTAAACACAGACAGAtattccctggaaaaaaaaaaaaaaaaaaattaactaaaaacatttgttaaaatttCCCATTTTGAGTAAAATTATTCTCTTCAGTCTTCTCCAAAGAGCACTTTTTCCACAGCAAAAATCTGCACAGCGCATTGTTCGCCTGCTCCTCGCAAGGAACATAACACAGCAGATCCAAAAGGCTAATGTTCCAACCATGTAATGCACATAATTACCTGCAAAATGTAGTTCTGCACTTTTGAAAGTACAGAATTTATGGTACTTCTTCCAATAAAATAAGACAATAGAAAACCATCTATTAACCCAAATTGATTTTGGTTTGACAAAGATAATCTGAATGAGAATACTAAAAGGATAATTGTTACATCTATGAGCTCAAATCTCAAAACGAGGATCAATTACAGTTTCCAGTTCTGTGTGTAATTATTCAAATCTGCATTTGACTACCCAATTACTCAGCTTAGGTTTCTTAAGTCAGTCTAAGCACAGGGTACTTACACTGCAAAACTATGCTTGATGACTAGGTATATGGTACTCTGGCTCAAGAATTAGAGCGACAAATTATGTTCTCATGAGAAAACTAATTGGTGCACCCCTAGTGCACCCTGCCAGGAAGGGAAAAATTGGGTAAAATCTGAATTTGCCACTTTTGTAAGGCTTACACTTCTTATGCCAGGCTTTCACCTTTTTCTCTGGATGATCTGTATTTCTGGTAATCTCCTGCTCCTATGACAATAATCCATGGAGGGGCAGGAACTTCCAACCTGCTCCTTTGTGTTGGCTGGGAGCCATAGTGGGATATGAAGAGATTTCCCTTTGCCCCGGTGATGAATGATACGGATGGTTGCACTTCAGTTCCTGCTAGTCTTCTGGAGTGATCACACCTCTGAGGAGCTCTGAGACATGTTTCAACAAATACACTACAAGTCCCGCAACTACTGCAGTTTcaataattttaagtaatttgaaaatattacagTGAAATATTACAGTACCtatacaaatatttaatttttcattatttccccCATATGTAAACAGACATGTATTTTTGGTGATGATGCATGCATCTTGTAAAATCCTTCACATATACAAGGTGTGTCATGGATTACCTGGGTCACCATTAGGACCTGGTGGTCCTATGTCACCATTATCTCCTTTTTCACCTAAAGACATGAAAAAGCATATAAATTTAAGGCAGCTTTTTTGGTCAACAGTTCATTTAGCACTTGTTGATTTTTTCTCTAGTAACATTCAAATGTGGAAAGTAGAAATATGctcaagcaaaaataaagatttttctgtcATAGTTGTTCCACAATAAAGGCCAGACAAAGCTATGAAACTTGAACACAAAGAATATGTATCGATATCCTTTTTTTGACATTCACGCACTTCACAGAAGTTCAGATGCTGTAGAGGGAAAAGGGCTGGATATGCTACGCTGGTGCCTAAATCTAGATTCATAATCTAGATGCTTAAGTAAACATTGGTTCAAATGACTCAACCAAAGTCACATAGGAAGCCTATGGGGTAGGCAAGATTAGAATACAAGTCTTCTGGCTCTTAAAAGTCTGCCAAAATACAGTGCAACTTCCCATCTGCTTCTCTTAACTGTCCACACTTGTGTGATGGTGCACAAAGTTCTTTATTTAGCCTTAAACCAGGATTCTCACCCTGGCTTAAGGCTAAATATACTGCTGTCAGAGCAAAAGGTAACTGGCTGAGAGATGTCAGTCATGTGGCTGACTACAGTGTGAGAAACTCCCTGTTGTGGTAAACTCTGAGACTTGTTAACCATTTTTCAAGCCCTTaaacttttctaaaaaataaatgaTCACAGATTTTTCATCTGAAACACAAATGGAGAAACAATTGAAGTAAGCATACCTTTTGAACCAATAGGACCAATTTTTCCATGCCGTCCCATGCTGCCTTTTTGTCCTTTGTCCCCCATTTCTCCTATTCATAACAGAAAGACGAAAGACACAAGGTAGCAATGTAGTCTGATTCATTCAGATTCTAGCATGCTTGCAACACGTTTTTACAATGAGCAAAACCATGCTATATCCCCAATATTCACTGAACTCTAGAGTTCCAGCTCACTCCTTCTGAAGAACTTAGTATAACAACCTAGACAGTGATTTAATCTTTGCAAAGCAATTGACATTAATGAGGCATGCAGGTGTAAATGAAAACGGATCTTGGCTGAGAGCTGCTGGAAAAGCTTTTACAAACTTCTCTCAGATGATCATGCCATAATTATGTTGAAAATGAGGCAGGATTGCATTCAAACATGTATCAGTGGATTAAAACTATCATGGAGTTGAGAAGACTTAAAGGATCCAAGCACAACTGACAGTTTCCTCTAATACAGTAGCTCCATGGTAACTGAGGGCTGAATTTGGGTTTAATGGCTTATTTATACAATATAAGCACTGTGGAAGCAGTCACATCTTCATTCTTTGCTCTTGCATTTGAAGAttatattaatgaaaaattaaaattaacagaaatctTACATagacatgtatacatatatacacagacaGACACACGTTCATACAAAGTCTGACTCAAACCAGTAATTCTGAATGTTACTAATTTTAAAGACAGTTCTACAGAATACTTCAAAGTGCAGTTGTAGCAAAGGAGCTGCTAAAAAACCAGTTTCCTCAGCTGTGTTTTTACAAATAAAAGGCAACTATCCACCTATTAAGTTCAACTGAAATTGTCAACAAATCTGCATGAACCAGCCACCGTCACCTATCTGTGCTCATGAGGCATACCCAGAAATCTAATGTAAGACAG
This sequence is a window from Harpia harpyja isolate bHarHar1 chromosome 15, bHarHar1 primary haplotype, whole genome shotgun sequence. Protein-coding genes within it:
- the COLEC11 gene encoding collectin-11 isoform X1, with the protein product MKRDLVFLVTLISLAFLSLLRSGYPQHIAEESCSVQILVPGLKGEAGEKGEKGAPGRPGRVGPPGEKGEMGDKGQKGSMGRHGKIGPIGSKGEKGDNGDIGPPGPNGDPGIPCECSQLRKAIGEMDIQVAQLTTELKFIKNALPSPAAVAGVRETDNKIYLLVKEEKRYKEAQLYCHGRGGTLSMPKDETANNLIASYINQAGLTRVFIGINDLEKEGNFVYSDRSPMQTFNKWRSGEPNNAYDEEDCVEMVASGGWNDVACHITMYFVCEFDKENV
- the COLEC11 gene encoding collectin-11 isoform X2, whose product is MKRDLVFLVTLISLAFLSLLRSGYPQHIAEESCSVQILVPGLKGEAGEKGEKGAPGRPGRVGPPGEKGEMGDKGQKGSMGRHGKIGPIGSKGEKGDNGDIGPPGPNGDPGIPCECSQLRKAIGEMDIQVAQLTTELKFIKNAVAGVRETDNKIYLLVKEEKRYKEAQLYCHGRGGTLSMPKDETANNLIASYINQAGLTRVFIGINDLEKEGNFVYSDRSPMQTFNKWRSGEPNNAYDEEDCVEMVASGGWNDVACHITMYFVCEFDKENV